In Sphingopyxis sp. FD7, a single window of DNA contains:
- a CDS encoding DNA-3-methyladenine glycosylase family protein: protein MGLSQEQLNAGIDALAERDASFARALGNAGYPEPRIRERGYATLLRTIVGQQVSVAAATSIWNKLEAGFGTGCPAEAIAAADFDALRACGLSGQKQGYAKSLAQLVLDGELTFDALPADDEEAIALLTRVKGIGRWSAEIYLLFAEGRPDIWPAGDLAVQEAVGRILGLGARPSEKQARELAEPWRPHRGAAAIFSWHCYNMDVI, encoded by the coding sequence ATGGGCCTCAGCCAGGAGCAGCTGAACGCGGGAATTGACGCACTGGCGGAGCGCGACGCCAGTTTCGCGCGCGCGCTCGGCAACGCCGGTTATCCCGAACCGCGCATCCGCGAGCGTGGCTATGCGACCCTGCTCCGCACCATTGTCGGCCAGCAGGTCAGCGTCGCCGCCGCGACCTCGATCTGGAACAAGCTGGAGGCGGGATTCGGGACGGGGTGCCCGGCGGAGGCGATTGCCGCCGCCGATTTCGACGCGCTGCGCGCCTGCGGCCTGTCGGGACAGAAACAGGGCTATGCGAAAAGCCTCGCGCAGCTGGTTCTCGATGGCGAGCTGACCTTCGACGCCCTGCCCGCCGACGACGAGGAAGCGATCGCGCTGCTCACCAGGGTCAAGGGCATCGGGCGCTGGTCGGCGGAGATTTATCTGCTCTTTGCGGAAGGACGCCCCGACATCTGGCCCGCGGGCGACCTGGCCGTGCAGGAAGCCGTCGGCCGGATCCTCGGACTGGGCGCGCGGCCGAGCGAGAAACAGGCGCGCGAGCTTGCCGAACCCTGGCGCCCCCACCGCGGCGCCGCCGCGATCTTCAGCTGGCATTGCTATAATATGGACGTGATTTGA
- a CDS encoding DUF7146 domain-containing protein — MPPLDKVHQLERRARTIVESLQGTWSRGKGMCCCPAHDDRTPSLSVTLGRKAILFHCFAGCSNDEVIAALDRQGVRSRDLFDSSGAVAADRLEKRAFNSNARRLWHSATAISDSPAEVYLGQRGILRASDQLRYLQRTPLGPRGAVQFLPAMLAAVTTDMGIIAIHRTFLDAPSAKLAAFDRPKRALGSLGCGAVRLAPPAAGRLGLAEGIESALSATQMFGVPCWATLGNERFGLVAIPEGVRELYLFIDNDPGGELADQRARKVYSASGRVIRSRAPESIGFDWNDELKARFARKT, encoded by the coding sequence ATGCCCCCGTTAGACAAAGTTCATCAACTCGAACGCCGCGCCCGCACGATCGTCGAAAGCCTTCAGGGTACATGGAGTCGGGGCAAAGGCATGTGCTGCTGCCCTGCGCATGACGACCGAACTCCCTCGCTGAGCGTGACACTAGGTCGCAAAGCGATCCTGTTCCATTGCTTTGCGGGATGCTCGAATGACGAGGTGATTGCCGCACTCGACCGTCAGGGTGTTCGCAGCCGTGACCTGTTCGATAGCTCTGGTGCCGTGGCCGCTGATCGACTGGAAAAAAGAGCCTTCAATTCCAACGCGCGGCGTTTGTGGCACTCGGCGACGGCGATCTCCGACAGCCCTGCCGAAGTATACCTCGGGCAGCGCGGGATTCTGCGTGCCTCTGATCAGCTTCGCTATCTCCAGCGAACGCCGCTCGGGCCACGCGGTGCAGTCCAGTTTCTCCCGGCCATGTTGGCGGCCGTCACGACTGACATGGGCATAATCGCGATCCACAGGACATTTCTCGACGCGCCGAGCGCAAAGCTCGCCGCTTTCGATCGGCCGAAGCGTGCATTGGGAAGCCTCGGCTGTGGTGCAGTCAGACTTGCCCCGCCGGCCGCAGGCCGGTTGGGCCTTGCCGAAGGTATCGAAAGCGCCCTGTCAGCCACGCAGATGTTTGGCGTCCCTTGTTGGGCAACGCTCGGTAACGAGCGGTTCGGCCTCGTCGCGATTCCAGAGGGCGTGCGCGAGCTCTACTTGTTCATCGACAATGATCCGGGAGGCGAACTCGCGGATCAGCGCGCGCGAAAGGTCTATTCTGCATCAGGCCGTGTGATCCGCTCGCGAGCACCAGAATCGATCGGTTTCGACTGGAACGATGAACTCAAGGCAAGGTTCGCTCGGAAAACCTGA
- a CDS encoding lytic transglycosylase domain-containing protein, with translation MTIRTLLIAGIAITSAIPASAQDMAAPATNGAAASHSEGIRIAEASNGFQLVEHGLWRSAQTAPAPHLAVADDGRVNLPYRYEPNAKPAPSGFRRASYLPHIYAAEAKYSLPAGLLDALVWTESRYNPFAVSPAGAAGLGQLMPATAKELGVFNRFDPMANIFGAARYLRQMLDRFGVVHLAVAAYNAGPGAVERAGGIPRNGETPSYVREVLRHWRF, from the coding sequence ATGACAATCAGAACTCTCTTGATCGCGGGCATCGCGATCACTTCTGCTATCCCGGCCAGTGCTCAAGACATGGCAGCGCCAGCTACGAACGGCGCTGCGGCCAGCCACTCCGAAGGCATTCGGATTGCGGAAGCATCAAACGGCTTCCAACTGGTCGAGCATGGGCTCTGGCGTTCCGCGCAGACCGCCCCAGCACCGCACCTGGCAGTGGCGGACGATGGCCGGGTCAACCTGCCATACAGATACGAACCCAATGCCAAGCCGGCCCCATCCGGGTTTCGGAGAGCGAGCTACTTGCCTCACATCTATGCCGCTGAGGCGAAGTACTCATTGCCTGCGGGCCTGCTTGATGCGCTCGTATGGACCGAATCTCGTTACAACCCTTTTGCTGTCAGCCCGGCGGGTGCCGCGGGTCTTGGGCAGCTGATGCCCGCTACGGCAAAAGAGCTTGGGGTCTTCAATCGCTTCGATCCAATGGCCAACATCTTCGGCGCAGCGCGATACCTGCGGCAGATGCTCGACAGGTTTGGCGTGGTCCACCTCGCGGTAGCTGCCTACAATGCAGGTCCCGGCGCCGTTGAGCGTGCAGGCGGCATTCCCCGCAATGGCGAGACTCCTAGCTATGTCCGCGAAGTGCTTCGCCATTGGCGCTTTTAG
- a CDS encoding 2Fe-2S iron-sulfur cluster-binding protein — protein MAKLIVVTRDGTEHEIEGDTSLTVMENIREAGFDELLALCGGCCSCATCHVHVEAGDAAAMPAMSEDENDLLDSTTDRDETSRLSCQIPFSEALDGLKVRIAAED, from the coding sequence ATGGCCAAGCTGATTGTCGTGACGCGCGACGGGACCGAGCATGAGATCGAGGGCGACACCAGCCTGACCGTGATGGAGAATATCCGCGAGGCGGGCTTCGACGAGTTGCTCGCGCTTTGCGGCGGCTGCTGTTCGTGCGCGACGTGCCACGTCCATGTCGAAGCCGGCGACGCCGCCGCGATGCCCGCGATGAGCGAGGACGAAAACGACCTGCTCGATTCGACCACCGACCGCGACGAGACCTCGCGCCTCTCGTGCCAGATTCCGTTCAGCGAGGCGCTGGACGGGCTGAAGGTGCGGATCGCGGCGGAGGATTGA
- a CDS encoding MbcA/ParS/Xre antitoxin family protein produces MLALQPVDTAVTAFRPDPITQDEAAAMFRAVLNLFGKWELTDEQAATLLDMPVRSYRRWKAEGPGRISRDGRARLSNLMGIHKALRIIFSEATRGYTWIKAANEAFGGASALEVMLGGELTDIMRVRRYLDAERGGW; encoded by the coding sequence ATGCTGGCTCTGCAACCCGTTGATACTGCCGTTACCGCCTTCCGGCCTGATCCGATTACCCAGGACGAGGCAGCTGCCATGTTCCGGGCAGTCCTCAATCTGTTCGGCAAGTGGGAGTTGACCGACGAGCAGGCGGCAACTTTGCTCGACATGCCGGTGCGCTCGTATCGCCGATGGAAGGCGGAAGGCCCCGGGCGTATTTCGCGCGATGGGCGTGCGCGCCTCTCCAATCTCATGGGCATCCACAAGGCGCTCCGGATCATCTTCTCGGAGGCGACCCGCGGGTACACTTGGATCAAGGCAGCGAATGAAGCGTTTGGCGGAGCCAGTGCGCTCGAAGTGATGCTGGGAGGCGAGCTTACCGACATCATGCGGGTGCGTCGCTACCTCGACGCCGAGCGCGGTGGCTGGTGA
- the rlmB gene encoding 23S rRNA (guanosine(2251)-2'-O)-methyltransferase RlmB, which translates to MRQFSRHRRPTGGNQRGQAVRFWGRHAVLAALANPDRTVKRIWGTREALSQLDLPPVIPISYADVADLARLVARDAPHQGLVIEVDPLESIYLGDLLQEEVDAERKRPLVILDQVTDPHNIGAVLRSAAAFDAAAIITQDRHSPPESGVIARSASGALETVPWVRVVNLSRALEEIAEAQYWRIGLTGDTETTLGATLDGSKVALVLGSEGDGMRHNVMEHCDVLARLPISPRMESLNISNAAAIALYAVATAGS; encoded by the coding sequence ATGAGACAATTTTCCCGTCACCGCCGCCCGACCGGCGGAAACCAGCGCGGACAGGCCGTGCGCTTCTGGGGCCGCCATGCCGTCCTCGCCGCGCTCGCCAACCCCGACCGTACCGTCAAGCGCATCTGGGGCACGCGCGAAGCGCTGAGCCAGCTCGACCTGCCGCCGGTGATTCCGATCAGCTATGCCGACGTCGCCGACCTCGCACGCCTCGTCGCGCGCGACGCGCCGCATCAGGGGCTGGTGATCGAGGTCGACCCGCTCGAAAGCATCTATCTCGGTGACCTGTTGCAGGAAGAAGTCGATGCCGAGCGCAAGCGCCCGCTCGTCATCCTCGACCAGGTCACCGACCCGCACAATATCGGCGCAGTGCTGCGCTCGGCCGCCGCCTTCGACGCGGCCGCCATCATCACGCAGGACCGCCACAGCCCGCCCGAAAGCGGCGTCATCGCGCGCTCGGCGTCGGGCGCGCTCGAAACCGTGCCATGGGTGCGCGTCGTCAACCTGTCGCGCGCGCTGGAAGAGATTGCAGAGGCGCAATATTGGCGCATCGGCCTGACGGGCGATACCGAAACGACGCTGGGCGCGACGCTGGACGGCAGCAAGGTCGCGCTGGTGCTCGGGTCCGAAGGCGACGGGATGCGCCATAATGTGATGGAGCATTGCGACGTGCTGGCGCGGCTGCCGATCTCGCCGCGGATGGAGAGCCTGAACATCTCCAACGCCGCGGCGATCGCGCTCTATGCGGTGGCGACGGCGGGCTCCTGA
- a CDS encoding tyrosine-type recombinase/integrase: MGKLTAVAVKAAMANPGTYQDGDGLVLRVDKRGGAYWVLRLQRDGKRQDIGLGSAKQMTLAEARQKATVLRKAVKVDHRDVLAEKKDEAAAKVTFRAAATQYHSENEAGWKSTVYARQWLASLENYAFPKLGDMPTGSISSADIIAVLTPIWQEIPDTARQVRNRICAVLDYSHAKGWRSREAPSGNGSLKAGRGLPRQVKVRENRKAMPYVALPGFLTALRRKPSFGRLALELLILTGVRSQEVRLATWSEFDLESRLWTIPAEHMKRNKAHIVPLSDEALAVLAKADALRMSESDVVFPGVAGKPMSDMTLLKVLRDMSEPYHVHGFRSAFTDWAANEGIPDAVVEAALAHKTPDAVQAAYRRTTYLGTPDQPGARVKLMAAWGRYCLGVATGADKAAPPA, encoded by the coding sequence ATGGGCAAGCTCACGGCGGTAGCGGTCAAGGCAGCTATGGCGAATCCTGGCACCTATCAGGATGGCGATGGATTGGTGCTCAGGGTCGATAAGCGTGGTGGAGCCTATTGGGTCCTAAGGCTCCAGCGAGACGGCAAGCGACAGGATATCGGCTTGGGTAGCGCCAAGCAGATGACACTCGCAGAAGCGCGGCAAAAAGCCACGGTCTTGCGCAAGGCGGTTAAGGTCGACCACCGCGATGTTCTGGCCGAGAAAAAAGACGAGGCCGCTGCCAAGGTGACGTTCCGCGCTGCCGCGACTCAGTACCACAGCGAAAACGAAGCGGGCTGGAAAAGCACGGTCTATGCGCGCCAGTGGCTCGCCAGTCTCGAAAACTATGCCTTTCCGAAGCTGGGTGACATGCCGACGGGCAGCATCAGCAGTGCTGATATCATCGCTGTGCTGACCCCGATCTGGCAGGAAATCCCCGATACCGCCCGCCAGGTCCGCAACCGGATTTGCGCCGTGCTGGATTATTCCCACGCGAAGGGCTGGCGCTCCCGCGAGGCTCCATCGGGCAATGGCAGCCTGAAGGCGGGTCGCGGTCTGCCACGGCAAGTGAAGGTGCGTGAGAATCGCAAAGCGATGCCCTATGTCGCGCTGCCCGGATTCCTCACCGCCCTACGGCGTAAGCCATCCTTCGGGCGGCTTGCGCTGGAGTTGCTCATCCTGACTGGAGTGCGCAGTCAGGAGGTCCGCCTGGCGACATGGTCTGAATTTGACCTAGAGAGCCGGTTGTGGACGATCCCCGCCGAACACATGAAGCGAAACAAGGCGCATATCGTGCCGCTGTCTGACGAGGCTCTGGCCGTGCTTGCAAAAGCCGATGCCCTGCGGATGTCTGAGAGCGACGTCGTGTTCCCCGGCGTGGCTGGTAAGCCTATGTCTGACATGACGCTGCTCAAGGTGCTGCGCGACATGAGCGAACCATACCACGTCCACGGCTTCCGCTCTGCGTTCACCGATTGGGCAGCAAATGAGGGCATCCCCGATGCCGTGGTAGAAGCTGCTCTCGCGCACAAGACGCCCGACGCTGTCCAGGCTGCCTATCGCCGCACAACCTATCTTGGCACACCCGACCAGCCCGGCGCCCGCGTGAAGTTGATGGCAGCTTGGGGGCGTTACTGCCTAGGGGTGGCGACGGGCGCGGACAAGGCAGCCCCGCCGGCTTGA
- a CDS encoding strawberry notch family protein, with product MSNTSLAFAFDPPCPPLVVTAAKAMALQLAAGSALSRSDINRIMTDHFGGTDALGAWSVRDAYAALELAQVQHLQASDQVQPTSPIDEAEQFFSGLDARIPAQTNRSDEQIEWQQFATPPRLAWLAARACALSVDELALEPSAGTGMLAVWAAKAGARLALNEISPLRRDCLTAVFPASRVTGYDAELIEELLDPAIVPSVVLMNPPYSHGIERGHDGRTGARHLRSAWNRLAPGGRLVAIMPEWFDCVRFLAGAKGPVSLRLNAAVERAFVRQGTGITTRLLVFDKAEGSNEPVAIRTNDFPQLVDLVDALPARASLEAVPEQSSLPARAPFRLVAVPRRPLPIPARITPPASAIGSLTYHSLETPARLAPQVGHYLPYRPSRIVIDGAAEHPTPLVESVAMGSIAAPMPEAVPQLPNGLVAKGLLSAAQAETLIYAASAHARDLPGRFEPEDKGCSLKASAEGQTYRQGYFLGDGTGAGKGRQVASVILDRWVRGERRHIWVSKNEALLEDARRDWAALGGLPIDIQPLASWKLGSPIAMRDGILFVTYPTLRSGRNDATRLDQILAWAGEDFDGVIVFDEAHAMANAAGGEGSRGKVKGSEQGIAGVRLQNLLPRARVLYASATGASDVNNLAYATRLGLWGPETAFANREAFVADIRDGGIAAMELVARDLKSLGLYTARALSFAGVEYEILEHCLTEDQIAIYDAYAEAWAIIHANLREALEATRIVDGETGGTLNSGAKSAALSIFEGTKQRFFAQLLLSMKLPSLLPAIDTAIADGHAVVVQLVSTAEAMLDRRLADLSDEEREALEIDLSPREYVIDYLAKSFPVRLMAVFTDENGNPRSEPMSDEYGAPVLCRSALAARDRMIEQLCALPPIATALDAIIERFGVEQVAEVTGRTRRLIVGGDGRQKLQSRSPRAHVAETQAFMDGAKRILVFSDAGGTGRSYHADLAAKNQARRVHFLLEPGWRADAAIQGLGRTNRTNQASAPLFRPVTTDVRGERRFISTIARRLDSLGALTRGQRQTGGQNLFDPADNLESTYAKEALHRWFGLLFTGKLEAVSLGRFQELTGLRIEAPDGSMVDDLPSIQRWLNRILALPIALQNAIFDEFMGLVEARIDAARQAGTLDLGLETIAVEDFTVLLDTLLRTDPASGATTHLLELEIARALKPLTLKRLEEIHGLTGQRQRPVRNARSGRVALLVPARSILADDGTRVSRFELLRPLKRTHITEDQLAESSWEAISVDVFREAWAAEVEEARTSHKRERLYLATGLLLPVWDKLPSDFVRVSRISAADGRSLLGREVPVHCVPELCRALGLEREQTLSADDVVQSVLATGRAMEFAGREQLMIKRSLVNGSQRLELTGWSAARLDWYKAQGCFTEIIRYQTRLFVPIEGAASVIARLASSA from the coding sequence ATGTCCAACACTTCCCTCGCCTTCGCATTCGATCCACCATGTCCGCCGCTTGTCGTGACGGCAGCCAAAGCAATGGCGTTGCAATTGGCAGCAGGCAGCGCGCTTTCGCGCAGCGACATCAACCGCATCATGACGGACCACTTCGGCGGAACCGATGCACTCGGGGCATGGTCAGTCCGTGATGCTTACGCTGCGCTCGAGCTGGCGCAGGTTCAACACCTGCAAGCATCAGATCAAGTCCAGCCCACGAGCCCGATCGACGAGGCGGAACAGTTCTTCAGCGGTCTCGATGCCCGAATTCCGGCCCAGACCAACCGCAGCGACGAGCAGATCGAATGGCAGCAGTTTGCAACGCCGCCGCGCCTTGCCTGGCTCGCTGCCCGGGCTTGCGCGCTGAGCGTCGATGAGCTCGCGCTTGAACCCTCGGCCGGAACGGGGATGCTCGCAGTCTGGGCGGCAAAGGCTGGCGCGCGCCTTGCCCTCAACGAAATCTCGCCGCTGCGCCGCGACTGCCTGACTGCTGTGTTCCCCGCTTCCCGTGTGACTGGATACGATGCCGAGCTGATCGAAGAATTGCTCGATCCGGCCATCGTCCCAAGCGTCGTGCTCATGAACCCGCCGTATTCTCACGGGATCGAGCGGGGCCACGATGGCCGCACCGGGGCGAGGCATCTGCGATCGGCCTGGAACCGGCTTGCGCCCGGCGGGCGGCTTGTGGCGATCATGCCTGAATGGTTCGACTGCGTGCGGTTTTTGGCCGGGGCGAAAGGGCCAGTTTCGCTGAGGCTCAATGCCGCCGTCGAACGCGCGTTCGTCAGGCAGGGCACCGGCATTACCACGCGGCTGTTGGTCTTCGACAAGGCGGAAGGCTCCAATGAGCCTGTCGCTATCCGCACAAACGACTTTCCCCAGTTGGTCGATCTCGTCGATGCTTTGCCGGCTCGCGCCAGCCTGGAGGCTGTTCCAGAGCAATCGAGCCTTCCCGCTCGTGCGCCGTTTCGCCTGGTGGCGGTGCCGCGCCGGCCGCTGCCGATACCAGCCAGGATCACGCCTCCAGCCTCCGCCATCGGGTCGCTCACCTACCATTCGCTCGAAACCCCTGCGCGGCTTGCCCCTCAGGTTGGCCACTATCTGCCCTATCGCCCGAGCAGGATTGTGATCGATGGCGCGGCCGAGCATCCGACGCCGCTCGTCGAGTCTGTTGCCATGGGGTCGATCGCCGCACCGATGCCCGAAGCGGTGCCGCAGCTGCCCAACGGTCTGGTTGCCAAAGGGCTGCTGTCGGCTGCCCAGGCAGAGACTCTGATCTACGCGGCAAGCGCCCATGCGCGCGATCTTCCCGGCCGGTTCGAGCCCGAGGACAAGGGCTGTTCGCTCAAGGCCTCAGCGGAAGGCCAGACCTACCGGCAGGGCTATTTTCTTGGTGATGGAACGGGCGCCGGCAAGGGCCGACAGGTTGCAAGCGTCATCCTTGATCGCTGGGTGCGCGGGGAGCGACGCCATATCTGGGTTTCGAAGAACGAGGCCCTACTGGAAGATGCTCGGCGCGACTGGGCGGCTCTTGGCGGTCTCCCGATCGACATCCAGCCCTTGGCGTCCTGGAAGCTTGGCTCCCCAATCGCCATGCGCGACGGGATTCTCTTCGTCACCTATCCGACGCTCCGCTCGGGCCGAAACGACGCAACACGTCTTGATCAGATCCTCGCTTGGGCCGGTGAAGATTTCGACGGCGTGATCGTGTTCGACGAGGCGCACGCAATGGCCAACGCCGCTGGCGGTGAAGGATCGCGGGGCAAGGTCAAGGGATCGGAGCAAGGGATTGCCGGGGTGCGTCTGCAGAACCTCCTGCCCCGGGCAAGGGTGCTCTACGCCTCGGCAACTGGTGCGTCCGACGTCAACAATCTGGCCTATGCGACGCGCCTCGGGCTGTGGGGGCCTGAGACCGCCTTCGCCAATCGTGAGGCCTTCGTTGCCGATATTCGCGATGGCGGCATCGCCGCGATGGAACTGGTCGCGCGGGACCTCAAGTCGCTCGGACTCTACACAGCCCGGGCCCTTTCATTCGCCGGTGTCGAATATGAGATCCTCGAGCATTGCCTGACCGAGGATCAGATCGCGATCTACGATGCCTATGCCGAAGCCTGGGCGATCATTCACGCCAACCTGCGCGAAGCGTTGGAGGCGACGCGGATCGTCGACGGCGAGACCGGGGGCACGCTCAACTCCGGTGCCAAGTCCGCAGCGCTGTCGATCTTCGAGGGAACCAAGCAGCGCTTCTTCGCGCAGCTGCTTTTATCGATGAAGCTCCCCAGCTTGCTGCCCGCGATCGATACGGCGATCGCCGATGGGCATGCCGTTGTCGTGCAACTCGTCTCAACGGCAGAGGCCATGCTCGACCGGCGACTTGCCGACCTGTCTGACGAGGAACGCGAAGCTCTCGAGATCGATCTGTCCCCGCGAGAATATGTGATCGACTATCTCGCCAAGAGCTTTCCTGTCCGCCTGATGGCGGTGTTCACCGACGAAAACGGCAATCCTCGCTCCGAGCCGATGAGCGACGAGTATGGCGCGCCCGTTTTGTGTCGATCGGCACTCGCCGCGCGCGACCGGATGATCGAGCAGCTCTGTGCCTTGCCGCCGATTGCTACCGCGCTCGATGCCATCATTGAGCGCTTCGGCGTTGAGCAGGTTGCAGAGGTCACTGGTCGCACGCGTCGGCTTATCGTTGGCGGCGACGGTCGTCAGAAACTCCAATCCCGCTCGCCGCGCGCCCACGTTGCTGAAACGCAGGCATTCATGGACGGTGCCAAGCGCATCCTGGTGTTCTCCGATGCCGGGGGGACGGGGCGCAGCTACCACGCCGATCTGGCCGCGAAGAACCAGGCCCGCCGCGTCCACTTCCTGCTCGAGCCGGGCTGGCGGGCTGACGCCGCAATCCAGGGGCTCGGGCGGACCAATCGCACCAATCAGGCATCGGCCCCGCTGTTCAGGCCCGTGACGACAGATGTGCGCGGCGAGCGTCGCTTCATCTCGACGATCGCGCGGCGTCTGGACAGCCTTGGTGCTCTGACGCGCGGGCAACGCCAGACCGGCGGCCAGAACCTCTTCGATCCCGCCGACAATCTCGAAAGCACCTACGCCAAGGAGGCGCTCCATCGCTGGTTCGGCCTCTTGTTCACCGGCAAGCTCGAAGCGGTCAGCCTCGGGCGCTTCCAGGAGCTGACAGGCCTGCGGATCGAGGCGCCTGACGGGTCGATGGTCGATGACCTGCCGTCGATCCAGCGCTGGCTCAACCGCATCCTGGCGCTTCCCATAGCCCTGCAGAACGCGATCTTCGATGAGTTCATGGGGCTGGTCGAAGCGCGTATCGATGCCGCCCGGCAGGCTGGCACGCTCGATCTCGGCCTCGAGACCATCGCAGTCGAGGACTTCACTGTCCTGTTGGACACGCTGCTGCGCACCGATCCGGCATCGGGCGCGACGACCCATCTCCTCGAACTGGAGATCGCCAGAGCCTTGAAGCCGCTCACGTTGAAGCGGCTCGAGGAGATCCACGGCCTCACCGGGCAGCGGCAACGGCCGGTTCGAAATGCTCGCTCAGGCCGGGTTGCCTTGCTCGTGCCGGCCCGCAGTATTCTTGCTGATGACGGCACCCGCGTTTCCCGCTTCGAACTGCTGCGCCCCTTGAAGCGGACTCACATCACCGAGGATCAGCTCGCTGAGAGCAGCTGGGAGGCAATTTCCGTCGACGTTTTCCGTGAAGCCTGGGCGGCCGAAGTTGAGGAAGCGCGGACCAGCCACAAGCGCGAGCGCCTCTATCTTGCGACGGGCCTCCTGCTGCCGGTCTGGGACAAGCTGCCTTCGGATTTCGTGAGGGTGAGCCGCATCTCGGCTGCCGATGGCCGCTCGCTCCTGGGCCGTGAGGTTCCTGTCCATTGCGTGCCCGAACTGTGCCGGGCGCTGGGACTCGAACGGGAACAGACGCTTTCCGCTGATGATGTTGTCCAGTCCGTCCTCGCGACGGGCAGAGCCATGGAATTCGCTGGCCGTGAACAGCTCATGATCAAACGCAGCTTGGTCAATGGCTCACAGCGACTTGAACTCACGGGATGGAGTGCTGCTCGGCTCGACTGGTACAAGGCCCAAGGCTGCTTTACCGAGATCATTCGCTATCAGACCCGGCTCTTCGTACCGATCGAGGGCGCGGCGAGCGTGATTGCCAGACTGGCATCATCGGCATAG
- the tig gene encoding trigger factor translates to MKTVETLNEGLKREYRVTITAKDIDARVDEEVKSIAPTVRMPGFRPGKVPPNLIRKMHGAALSADALNKAIDQGVKDLMAKEKLRPALQPAVTLADGYETGKDAELTVALEVLPDIEAPSIDGLKLERLTVPADDKAVMAKIEEFAAQMKRFEEAPKTRKAATGDQVIIDFVGSVDGTPFDGGTGEDMAVEIGSGQLIPGFEDQLVGVKAGDEKVLKVTFPEDYPVDTLKGRDAEFAVTVKEVKVPAASKIDDEFAKSLGLESLDKLKELMKDQVEQELNGLTRTYMKRKLLDQLAAAHDFEVPPTMVEAEFNQIWQQLEHEASHEEDPEAAKAELEKDREEYRAIAVRRVRLGLLLSEIGQAHGVQVSSQEMQRLIMQAAQQYRPEDRQRFVEYVQQDALAAAQLRAPLYEDKVVDFLFDKAEITDRETTREELEAAIEADDDGHVHGPGCGHDHDEKPAKKAAAKKPAAKKETVKEEAKAEESPAKKAPVKKAEPKAEAKPAAAKKAPPAKAAAEKAEPAKKAPAKKAAAKK, encoded by the coding sequence ATGAAGACCGTCGAAACGCTGAACGAAGGCCTGAAGCGCGAATATCGCGTCACTATCACCGCCAAGGACATCGACGCGCGCGTCGACGAGGAGGTGAAGAGCATCGCCCCGACCGTTCGTATGCCCGGTTTCCGCCCCGGCAAGGTGCCGCCGAACCTGATCCGCAAGATGCACGGCGCCGCGCTGTCGGCCGACGCGCTCAACAAGGCGATCGACCAGGGCGTCAAGGATCTGATGGCGAAGGAAAAGCTGCGCCCGGCGCTCCAGCCCGCGGTGACGCTGGCCGATGGTTATGAAACCGGCAAGGACGCCGAACTCACCGTCGCGCTCGAAGTGCTGCCCGACATCGAGGCGCCGTCGATCGACGGGTTGAAGCTCGAGCGGCTGACCGTTCCCGCCGACGACAAGGCGGTGATGGCGAAGATCGAGGAATTTGCCGCGCAGATGAAGCGCTTTGAGGAAGCGCCGAAGACCAGGAAAGCCGCGACCGGCGACCAGGTCATCATCGACTTCGTCGGCAGCGTCGATGGCACCCCCTTCGACGGCGGTACGGGCGAGGATATGGCGGTCGAGATCGGTTCGGGCCAGCTGATACCCGGTTTCGAGGATCAGCTTGTCGGCGTGAAGGCGGGCGACGAAAAGGTGCTGAAGGTCACCTTCCCCGAAGATTATCCGGTCGACACGCTGAAGGGCAGGGACGCCGAATTCGCGGTGACGGTGAAGGAAGTGAAGGTTCCGGCCGCATCGAAGATCGACGATGAGTTCGCCAAGTCGCTCGGCCTCGAAAGTCTCGACAAGCTGAAGGAGCTGATGAAGGATCAGGTCGAACAGGAACTCAACGGCCTGACGCGCACCTATATGAAGCGTAAGCTGCTCGACCAGCTCGCCGCCGCCCATGATTTCGAGGTGCCGCCGACGATGGTCGAGGCCGAGTTCAACCAGATCTGGCAGCAGCTCGAGCATGAAGCGAGCCACGAGGAAGATCCCGAGGCGGCGAAGGCCGAGCTTGAAAAGGATCGCGAAGAATATCGCGCCATCGCGGTGCGCCGCGTCCGCCTGGGCCTGCTCCTTTCCGAAATCGGCCAGGCGCATGGCGTGCAGGTGTCGAGCCAGGAGATGCAGCGCCTGATCATGCAGGCGGCGCAGCAATATCGCCCCGAAGACCGCCAGCGTTTCGTCGAATATGTCCAGCAGGACGCGCTCGCCGCCGCGCAGCTTCGCGCGCCGCTCTATGAGGACAAGGTCGTCGACTTCCTGTTCGACAAGGCCGAGATCACCGATCGCGAAACGACCCGCGAGGAACTCGAAGCCGCGATTGAAGCCGATGACGACGGCCACGTCCATGGGCCGGGCTGCGGCCACGACCATGACGAAAAGCCCGCGAAGAAGGCGGCCGCGAAAAAGCCCGCCGCCAAGAAGGAAACGGTGAAGGAAGAGGCCAAGGCCGAAGAAAGCCCCGCCAAGAAGGCACCGGTGAAAAAGGCCGAGCCCAAGGCCGAAGCCAAACCCGCCGCGGCAAAGAAGGCGCCGCCTGCCAAGGCGGCGGCCGAAAAGGCCGAGCCAGCGAAGAAGGCCCCTGCCAAGAAGGCTGCGGCGAAGAAATAA